Proteins encoded within one genomic window of Tidjanibacter massiliensis:
- a CDS encoding oleate hydratase: MYYSNGNYEAFARPKKPQDVENKSAYLVGSGLASLSAALFLVRDAQMPGERIHILEELELPGGSLDGILDNTRGYIMRGGREMENHFECLWDLFRSVPSLEVKDASVLDEFYWLNKEDPNFSKMRATMNRGKSAHTDGKFTLTDKAAEEIARLFLTSEEELNDKRISDVFSEEFFQSNFWLYWRTMFAFEEWHSAMEMRRYIARFIHHIGGLPDLSALKFTRYNQYESLVMPLVKHLESKGVRFEYGVQVKNVIVSKAGGKKTATKIVYEKGGREGEINLTENDLVFVTNGSITENSTYGDQNTVPVLDASLGGSWSLWTNIAVQDPAFGKPEKFCGNIKESNFVSATLTTLDGRIPPYIERICQRDPFAGKVVTGGIVSVKDSSWLMSWTLNRQPQFKKQPGNELVVWIYGLFSDRPGDYVKKPMKDCTGIEIAEEWLYHIGVPLAEIHDMAVNSANTVPCMMPYVMSYFMPRALGDRPAVVPEGSVNLAFIGNFAETPRDTVFTTEYSVRTAMEAVYTLLGVDRGVPEVFASCYDVRMLMNSASRLMDGKKLADIKVPFIVRQLEKKAVEKSRGTIIHELLEQYGLI, translated from the coding sequence ATGTATTACAGCAATGGAAATTACGAGGCATTCGCAAGGCCGAAGAAACCTCAGGACGTAGAGAACAAATCGGCTTACCTGGTGGGTTCGGGTCTGGCTTCCCTTTCGGCGGCACTGTTTCTGGTGCGCGACGCCCAGATGCCGGGCGAGCGGATACACATTCTGGAGGAGCTGGAGCTGCCGGGCGGCAGTCTCGACGGTATCCTCGATAATACCCGCGGCTATATCATGCGCGGGGGACGGGAGATGGAGAATCATTTCGAGTGTCTGTGGGATTTGTTCCGGTCGGTACCTTCACTGGAGGTGAAGGACGCTTCGGTGCTCGACGAATTCTATTGGCTGAACAAGGAAGACCCCAACTTTTCCAAGATGAGGGCCACGATGAACCGCGGCAAGTCGGCCCATACCGACGGCAAGTTCACCCTGACGGACAAGGCGGCCGAGGAGATTGCCCGGCTGTTCCTTACTTCGGAGGAGGAGCTCAACGACAAACGTATTTCGGATGTCTTTTCCGAAGAGTTTTTCCAGTCCAACTTCTGGCTCTACTGGCGGACGATGTTCGCCTTCGAGGAGTGGCACAGCGCCATGGAGATGCGTCGCTACATCGCCCGTTTCATCCATCACATCGGCGGACTGCCCGACCTGTCGGCGCTGAAGTTCACCCGCTACAACCAGTATGAATCGCTGGTGATGCCGCTCGTCAAGCACCTCGAATCGAAAGGGGTGCGCTTCGAGTACGGCGTGCAGGTGAAAAACGTAATCGTTAGCAAGGCGGGCGGGAAGAAGACCGCCACCAAAATCGTCTATGAAAAGGGCGGAAGAGAGGGCGAGATAAACCTGACGGAGAACGACCTTGTGTTCGTCACGAACGGCAGCATTACGGAGAACTCTACCTATGGCGACCAAAATACCGTTCCGGTGCTCGATGCTTCGCTGGGCGGAAGTTGGAGCCTCTGGACGAATATTGCCGTACAGGACCCGGCGTTCGGCAAGCCGGAGAAGTTCTGCGGCAACATCAAGGAATCGAATTTCGTGTCGGCCACGCTGACCACGCTCGACGGACGGATTCCTCCCTATATCGAGCGGATATGCCAGCGGGACCCGTTTGCAGGAAAGGTGGTGACGGGCGGCATCGTCTCCGTCAAGGATTCGTCGTGGCTGATGAGCTGGACGCTCAACCGCCAGCCGCAGTTCAAGAAACAGCCGGGGAACGAACTCGTCGTGTGGATATACGGCCTCTTTTCCGACCGTCCGGGCGATTACGTGAAGAAGCCGATGAAGGATTGTACCGGCATCGAGATAGCCGAGGAGTGGCTCTACCACATCGGGGTGCCGTTGGCCGAGATACACGATATGGCGGTCAATTCGGCCAATACCGTCCCCTGCATGATGCCCTATGTGATGTCTTACTTCATGCCGCGTGCGCTGGGCGACCGTCCGGCCGTTGTGCCCGAAGGTTCGGTGAACCTTGCGTTCATCGGCAACTTCGCCGAGACGCCGCGGGATACGGTCTTCACTACGGAGTATTCCGTGCGTACGGCCATGGAGGCGGTCTATACGCTGTTGGGCGTAGACCGCGGTGTACCGGAAGTCTTCGCTTCGTGTTACGACGTGCGCATGTTGATGAACTCGGCCTCGCGTCTGATGGACGGCAAGAAACTCGCCGACATCAAGGTGCCGTTTATCGTGAGACAGCTTGAGAAGAAGGCGGTCGAGAAGAGCAGGGGTACCATTATCCACGAACTGCTGGAACAGTATGGTCTGATATGA
- the def gene encoding peptide deformylase — MIYPIYIYGSPVLREECMEVEREYPELEKLVSDMFDTMYASEGVGLAAPQIGKSLRLFVVDTSPFGQYDPSAAGYKRVFVNPEITEESDEEVLMNEGCLSLPGLHEDVYRPEKIRIRYFDERFQEHEEVLEGWPARAVQHEYDHIEGIVFTDRLAPLRKTLVRNKLNAMAKGKYEAAYRTKQTKK, encoded by the coding sequence ATGATATATCCTATTTACATATACGGTTCTCCCGTATTGCGGGAGGAGTGCATGGAGGTGGAACGGGAGTATCCCGAACTGGAAAAGCTGGTGTCGGACATGTTCGACACGATGTATGCGTCGGAAGGGGTGGGGCTTGCCGCTCCTCAAATCGGCAAGTCGCTGCGGCTGTTCGTCGTGGATACTTCGCCGTTCGGTCAGTATGACCCGTCGGCGGCCGGTTACAAAAGGGTGTTCGTCAATCCGGAGATAACGGAGGAATCGGACGAGGAGGTGCTTATGAACGAGGGGTGCCTTTCGCTGCCGGGGCTGCACGAGGATGTCTACCGTCCGGAGAAGATTCGGATACGCTATTTCGACGAGCGGTTTCAGGAGCACGAGGAGGTGCTCGAAGGATGGCCGGCCCGGGCGGTGCAGCACGAATACGACCACATCGAGGGCATTGTTTTCACCGACCGCTTGGCTCCGCTGCGCAAGACGCTCGTGAGGAATAAGCTGAATGCGATGGCGAAAGGCAAATACGAGGCAGCCTACCGTACGAAACAGACGAAAAAGTAG
- the xerD gene encoding site-specific tyrosine recombinase XerD: MTRAEKEWEVYSGKYRTYIKTERGLAANTVEAYMRDLRRFRRFVTERYRLSPLEVETPVVEEFLNSLFEAGAEKSTQNRTLSGVSSFYDFLLRTDVLEKSPAEFVERPKSGHYLPDTLSIEEIDAILDAIDVSTAHGYRNRTMIEMLYSCGLRVSELTSLHISDLFFDEGFIRVLGKGSKQRLVPVSDRCRMQVETYLREYRGIPGDEKSSDTLFLNRHGRKLSRIMVFNAIKAAAAAAGIDKEVSPHTFRHSFATHLLAGGANIRQVQELLGHESITTTEIYTHLDTGRLHAALNEHHPLGKRYRER; encoded by the coding sequence ATGACACGGGCAGAGAAGGAGTGGGAAGTCTATTCCGGCAAATACAGAACATACATCAAGACGGAAAGGGGGCTGGCCGCCAATACGGTAGAGGCCTATATGCGCGACCTGCGCCGCTTCCGCCGCTTCGTCACGGAACGTTACCGGCTCTCCCCTCTCGAGGTGGAAACCCCGGTGGTGGAGGAGTTCTTGAACTCGCTCTTCGAGGCGGGAGCCGAAAAGAGTACCCAAAACCGGACACTGAGCGGCGTAAGCAGCTTCTACGACTTCCTGCTGCGCACGGACGTGCTGGAAAAGTCGCCTGCCGAATTCGTCGAACGTCCCAAATCCGGCCACTACCTACCCGACACGCTGAGTATCGAAGAGATAGATGCCATCCTCGATGCGATAGACGTATCGACCGCCCACGGTTACCGCAACCGGACGATGATAGAGATGCTTTACAGTTGCGGACTACGCGTATCGGAACTCACGTCGCTGCACATCTCCGACCTTTTTTTCGACGAAGGTTTCATCCGCGTGCTCGGCAAGGGGAGCAAACAGCGCCTCGTCCCGGTCAGCGACCGCTGCCGCATGCAGGTGGAGACCTACCTGCGCGAATACCGCGGAATACCGGGCGATGAAAAATCCTCCGATACGCTTTTCCTCAACCGCCACGGCCGGAAGCTGTCGCGCATCATGGTGTTCAACGCCATCAAGGCGGCCGCAGCGGCCGCCGGAATCGACAAGGAGGTGAGTCCGCACACCTTCCGCCACAGTTTCGCCACCCACCTGCTCGCGGGCGGGGCCAACATCCGCCAGGTACAGGAACTGCTCGGCCACGAATCCATCACGACCACGGAGATATACACCCACCTCGACACGGGTCGCCTGCACGCCGCACTGAACGAACACCACCCGCTGGGCAAACGCTACCGGGAACGGTAA
- a CDS encoding hemolysin family protein: protein MEIVIILLLIVLNGILSMSEIALVSARRSRLETEARSGSKPARAALALSGEPDRFLSTVQIGITLIGILTGLYSGEAFAADFAVVIARAEMLAPYAYGIAKTVIVIAVTYLTLIFGELVPKRIGMAMAEKVSKAVARPMKALSLVAAPLVWLLSKSTALVTKAIGLKESENKVTEEEIKAIVREGMDTGEVQAVEHDIVERVFSLGDRDVDSIMTHRSELVWLDTNDSAEEILRKVCADMHDVYPVSDGRPDELAGAAHMKDLFGNIHRPDFRLSSILKPANCLPENQSVYEALEEFKRTNSAYGFIIDEFGDVLGIVTLRDMMEALVGEVPDEDEEAEMVRREDGSWLVDGQCSFYNFLEQFDREELYRDNEYNTLSGLLLDELKHIPSTGETLSWNGFRFEIVDMDGARIDKVLVHYAAPAPDGTLS, encoded by the coding sequence ATGGAAATCGTTATCATCCTGCTGCTGATTGTTCTGAACGGCATCCTTTCGATGTCCGAGATAGCATTGGTATCGGCGCGCAGGTCGAGGCTGGAGACGGAAGCCCGCAGCGGCAGCAAGCCCGCCCGCGCAGCTCTCGCACTCTCCGGCGAACCGGACAGGTTCCTGTCCACCGTACAAATCGGCATCACGCTCATCGGCATTCTGACCGGTCTCTATTCGGGCGAAGCTTTCGCCGCCGACTTCGCGGTCGTCATCGCACGCGCGGAGATGTTGGCCCCATACGCTTACGGCATCGCCAAAACGGTTATCGTCATCGCCGTCACCTACCTGACGCTCATCTTCGGGGAGCTCGTCCCGAAACGCATCGGCATGGCCATGGCGGAAAAAGTATCGAAAGCCGTGGCAAGGCCCATGAAGGCGCTGTCGCTTGTGGCCGCGCCGCTGGTATGGTTGCTTTCCAAGAGCACGGCACTGGTGACCAAAGCAATAGGGCTCAAAGAGAGCGAAAACAAAGTGACGGAGGAGGAGATTAAGGCCATCGTCCGCGAAGGCATGGACACGGGCGAGGTCCAGGCCGTCGAGCACGACATCGTGGAGCGCGTCTTCAGCCTCGGCGACCGGGACGTTGACTCCATCATGACACACCGCAGCGAACTGGTGTGGCTCGACACGAACGACTCCGCCGAAGAGATACTGCGCAAGGTATGCGCCGACATGCACGACGTCTATCCCGTCTCCGACGGCCGGCCGGACGAACTGGCCGGCGCGGCACACATGAAAGACCTCTTCGGTAACATTCACCGGCCGGATTTCCGTCTGTCCTCCATTCTGAAACCGGCCAACTGTCTTCCCGAGAACCAGAGCGTCTATGAAGCGCTCGAAGAGTTCAAGCGTACCAATTCGGCCTACGGCTTCATCATCGACGAATTCGGCGACGTGCTGGGCATCGTGACACTCCGCGACATGATGGAGGCCCTCGTGGGCGAGGTACCGGATGAAGACGAGGAGGCGGAGATGGTACGGCGCGAGGACGGAAGCTGGCTGGTAGACGGACAGTGCTCGTTCTACAACTTTCTCGAACAGTTCGACCGCGAAGAGCTCTACCGCGACAACGAATACAACACCCTGAGCGGACTCCTCCTCGACGAGCTGAAACACATCCCCTCCACCGGCGAAACACTCTCCTGGAACGGTTTCCGTTTCGAAATAGTCGACATGGACGGTGCACGCATCGACAAGGTGCTCGTGCACTATGCCGCCCCCGCACCGGACGGTACCCTGTCATAA
- a CDS encoding aminotransferase class I/II-fold pyridoxal phosphate-dependent enzyme, whose protein sequence is MKNTLIEPSVVRAAMEQFDVTDLNNGSIRQIGGIVKTIEERTGEEFVHLEMGVPGLPPEKVGIAAEHAALDAGVASIYPEMPGIPELKYESSRFLKAFVDADISPEGCLPTVGSMQGAFAAFTLCSQIDPKKDTILYIDPGFSVQKTQADVIGVKREAFDLYDYRAEKLGPKLESYLAKGNIAAIIYSNPNNPTWMCLTDSELKTIGELAARYDTIVIEDLAYMAMDFRRDLSKPFQPPYQASVSKYTDNYIILMSASKIFSYAGQRIAVMAISDALYKRPYEALKERYGLAKFGPVMLQRILYCLSSGTAHTPQYALAAMLKAANDGELDFVEEVKEYGRRTEKMKEIFERNGFHIVYDRDLDQPLSDGFFFTVGYKDVEGGELLRLLLHYGISAIVLSTTGSLQQGLRVCSSTIRPHHYAMLDERLRMFNENYGK, encoded by the coding sequence ATGAAGAACACCCTGATAGAGCCGTCCGTAGTCCGGGCGGCCATGGAACAGTTTGATGTTACAGACCTTAACAACGGCTCCATAAGACAGATAGGCGGGATAGTGAAGACCATCGAAGAGCGTACGGGCGAAGAGTTCGTCCACCTCGAGATGGGCGTGCCGGGCCTGCCGCCCGAAAAGGTGGGTATCGCGGCCGAACACGCCGCGCTGGACGCCGGCGTCGCATCCATCTATCCGGAGATGCCGGGTATCCCCGAACTGAAATACGAGTCGTCCCGTTTTCTGAAGGCATTCGTCGATGCGGATATTTCGCCGGAAGGGTGCCTGCCCACCGTAGGTTCCATGCAGGGTGCGTTTGCGGCTTTCACGCTCTGTTCGCAAATAGACCCGAAAAAGGATACCATTCTTTATATAGACCCCGGTTTTTCGGTACAGAAGACGCAGGCCGACGTAATAGGGGTGAAGCGGGAGGCGTTCGACCTCTATGACTACCGGGCCGAGAAGCTGGGACCGAAACTGGAGAGCTACCTCGCCAAAGGCAACATAGCCGCCATCATCTACTCCAACCCCAACAATCCGACGTGGATGTGTCTCACGGATTCGGAACTGAAGACCATCGGCGAGCTGGCCGCCAGGTACGATACGATTGTCATCGAAGACCTTGCCTACATGGCGATGGATTTCCGTCGCGACCTGAGCAAGCCTTTCCAGCCACCCTATCAGGCGAGTGTCTCCAAATATACCGACAACTACATCATCCTGATGAGTGCCTCGAAGATATTCAGCTATGCGGGTCAGCGCATCGCCGTGATGGCTATCTCCGATGCGCTCTACAAGCGGCCCTACGAGGCGCTGAAGGAGCGTTACGGTCTGGCCAAGTTCGGGCCGGTCATGCTACAGCGCATCCTCTACTGCCTCTCGTCGGGTACGGCGCATACTCCTCAGTACGCTTTGGCCGCCATGCTCAAGGCAGCCAACGACGGCGAACTCGATTTCGTGGAAGAGGTGAAAGAGTACGGCCGGCGCACGGAGAAGATGAAGGAGATATTCGAGCGGAACGGATTCCACATCGTTTATGACCGCGACCTCGACCAGCCGCTGAGCGATGGTTTCTTCTTTACGGTGGGATACAAGGATGTAGAGGGGGGAGAACTGCTTCGCCTGCTGCTTCACTACGGTATCAGCGCCATCGTGCTTTCGACGACCGGAAGTCTCCAGCAGGGATTGCGCGTCTGCTCCTCTACCATCAGGCCGCACCACTACGCGATGCTCGACGAGCGGCTGCGCATGTTTAACGAGAATTACGGAAAGTAG
- a CDS encoding FadR/GntR family transcriptional regulator has translation MDSLRIDRSGYTLVDQVEEKLIQYFKEQGLRPGSSIPNENELAASLGIGRTVLREALSRFKMTGMIQSRTKRGMTLAEPSLLASLRRSMNPLLMSETTLRDIFEMRIILELGSADLVINLLSPQDIAELEQLVENEERFGDPYLTGFHRKLYENMGNKMMTEFQTLIIPVLEYVVEQHKPMFETRRAELAAKGKLVTHRDLLERIKAGDTEGYKEALKHHFDLYKDYLKRTRTDAEGLIREIIEAAL, from the coding sequence ATGGATAGCCTTCGGATTGACAGAAGCGGATACACCCTCGTAGACCAGGTGGAAGAGAAGTTGATTCAATACTTCAAGGAACAGGGATTGCGTCCGGGCAGCAGCATCCCCAACGAAAACGAACTCGCCGCATCGCTCGGCATAGGCCGTACCGTCCTGCGGGAAGCGCTCAGCCGTTTCAAGATGACGGGCATGATTCAGTCGCGCACCAAACGCGGCATGACGCTCGCCGAACCCTCGCTGCTGGCGAGCCTCCGCCGCAGCATGAACCCGCTCCTGATGAGCGAAACGACCCTGCGCGACATTTTCGAGATGAGGATAATTCTCGAACTCGGTTCGGCCGACCTCGTCATCAACCTGCTCTCCCCGCAGGATATCGCCGAACTGGAACAGTTAGTAGAGAACGAAGAGCGTTTCGGCGACCCGTACTTGACCGGTTTTCACCGGAAACTGTATGAAAACATGGGAAACAAGATGATGACGGAATTCCAGACGCTCATCATTCCCGTACTCGAATATGTCGTAGAACAACACAAGCCCATGTTCGAGACGCGCCGGGCCGAACTCGCGGCGAAAGGCAAACTGGTCACGCACCGCGACTTGCTGGAACGCATCAAGGCCGGCGACACGGAAGGCTACAAAGAGGCACTGAAGCACCATTTCGACCTCTACAAGGATTACCTCAAACGGACGAGGACAGACGCTGAAGGGCTTATCAGGGAAATCATCGAAGCTGCTCTCTGA
- a CDS encoding acetate--CoA ligase family protein, which produces MINEKLFNPSGVVVVGGSDDVNKPGGAVLRNLLQSPFKGQTYVVNPKADSVQGVKSCHTVEELPQVDCAIIAIAAKYCLHAVEVLAKEKGTRAFVILSAGFGEENKEGAALERRIVEVIDSVGGALIGPNCTGILTTNYNGSFTSPVPQLDPKGVDFISGSGATAIFIVDNGMRKGLKFNSVWSVGNSAQIGVEEALEYLDESFDSEHSSRIKLLYIESINNPEKFLRHAASLIRKGCRIAAVKSGSSEAGGRAASSHTGALASPDIAVDALFRKAGIVRCSGREELTTVAGIFMYPELKGRNIAIVTHAGGPAVMLTDALSNGKLEVPHIEGPKAAELLGKLFPGSSVGNPIDFLATGTAEQLGYILDACENDFEEIDGIAVIFGSPGLFPIYDVYALLAEKIRTSKKPIFPIFPSYGWVKGEIEEFVRNGGVYFPDEVLFGNALAKVYNTPRVEPEDAQFPCVDVERIRSVINGAGNGYLSPDRIHDLLDAAGIARAKEGTADSEAECLELAREIGFPLVMKVVGPVHKSDVGGVVLNVRDEETVVREFRRMMQIKDTYAVMLAQQLRGTEVFIGAKREGGFGHIVMCGLGGIFIEVLKDVNVGLAPVSPDEARAMIRGLKSYKIIQGVRGQEPVNEEKFVEAVVRVSMLVRTAPEIFEMDLNPLLGNRDEVVAVDARIRIEK; this is translated from the coding sequence ATGATAAACGAGAAACTGTTCAATCCGTCCGGTGTCGTCGTGGTAGGCGGCTCGGACGACGTAAACAAACCCGGCGGCGCCGTGCTGCGCAACCTGTTGCAGAGCCCTTTCAAAGGGCAGACCTATGTGGTCAATCCGAAAGCAGACAGCGTGCAGGGCGTGAAGTCCTGCCACACGGTGGAGGAGCTTCCGCAGGTGGATTGCGCCATCATCGCCATTGCCGCCAAATATTGCCTCCATGCGGTGGAGGTTCTCGCCAAAGAGAAAGGTACCCGCGCGTTCGTCATCCTTTCGGCCGGTTTCGGGGAGGAGAACAAGGAGGGTGCAGCGCTCGAACGCCGTATCGTGGAGGTAATCGATTCGGTGGGCGGGGCACTGATAGGGCCCAACTGCACGGGTATCCTGACCACGAATTACAACGGTTCGTTCACCTCGCCCGTCCCGCAGCTCGACCCCAAAGGGGTGGATTTCATCTCGGGCTCGGGGGCGACGGCCATCTTCATTGTGGACAACGGCATGAGGAAAGGGCTGAAGTTCAACAGTGTCTGGTCTGTGGGCAACTCGGCGCAGATAGGCGTGGAGGAGGCCCTCGAATACCTCGACGAGTCGTTCGATTCGGAGCACAGTTCGCGCATCAAGCTGCTTTATATCGAAAGCATCAACAATCCGGAGAAGTTCCTGCGTCACGCCGCGTCGCTGATACGCAAAGGATGCCGGATAGCCGCCGTCAAATCGGGCAGTTCCGAGGCCGGCGGCCGGGCCGCTTCGTCGCATACCGGTGCGCTCGCCAGTCCCGATATCGCGGTGGATGCCCTGTTCCGCAAGGCGGGCATCGTGCGCTGTAGCGGCCGCGAGGAGCTGACTACGGTGGCCGGGATATTCATGTACCCCGAGCTTAAGGGGCGCAACATCGCCATCGTCACCCATGCGGGCGGACCGGCCGTGATGCTGACCGATGCGCTTTCCAACGGAAAACTGGAGGTGCCCCACATCGAGGGGCCGAAGGCGGCCGAGCTGCTGGGCAAACTCTTTCCCGGTTCTTCGGTCGGCAATCCGATAGATTTTCTGGCAACGGGTACGGCCGAGCAGCTCGGTTATATCCTTGATGCGTGCGAGAACGATTTTGAGGAAATCGACGGTATCGCGGTGATATTCGGCAGTCCGGGACTCTTCCCTATATACGATGTCTATGCGCTGCTGGCCGAGAAGATACGTACCTCTAAGAAGCCGATATTTCCGATATTCCCCTCTTACGGATGGGTGAAGGGCGAGATAGAAGAGTTCGTTCGGAACGGCGGCGTCTATTTCCCGGACGAGGTGCTGTTCGGCAATGCGCTCGCCAAGGTGTACAATACGCCGCGTGTGGAGCCGGAGGATGCCCAGTTCCCGTGCGTGGATGTGGAGCGTATCCGGAGTGTCATCAACGGTGCCGGAAACGGTTACCTTTCTCCCGACCGTATCCACGACCTGCTTGATGCGGCGGGTATCGCCCGCGCGAAAGAGGGAACGGCCGACAGCGAGGCGGAGTGTCTGGAGCTGGCCCGCGAGATAGGGTTCCCGTTGGTGATGAAGGTCGTCGGTCCGGTGCATAAGTCCGATGTGGGCGGTGTGGTACTCAATGTGCGGGACGAGGAGACGGTCGTACGCGAATTCCGCCGCATGATGCAGATTAAGGATACCTATGCCGTGATGCTCGCCCAGCAGCTCCGCGGAACGGAGGTCTTCATCGGAGCGAAGCGCGAGGGTGGTTTCGGCCACATTGTGATGTGCGGTCTGGGTGGTATTTTCATCGAGGTGCTGAAAGACGTGAACGTGGGACTCGCTCCCGTTTCGCCGGACGAGGCGCGTGCGATGATACGCGGCCTGAAATCCTATAAGATTATACAGGGTGTCCGCGGACAGGAACCGGTCAATGAAGAGAAGTTCGTGGAGGCCGTCGTGCGTGTTTCGATGCTCGTGCGCACCGCCCCGGAGATATTCGAGATGGACCTGAATCCGCTGCTTGGCAACCGCGACGAGGTCGTGGCGGTGGATGCCCGCATCAGGATAGAGAAATAG
- the ruvX gene encoding Holliday junction resolvase RuvX, which produces MGRILAIDYGTKRTGIAVSDPQRIIAGGLDTLPTAQLMPWLAEYVASEGVDIIVVGLPVRTDGSPSDTHAAAGGLARRLAERFPAVRVVMFDERFTSVLAHRAMLDGGMKRMQRRDKAAVDRISATILLQGFMESRMYEEMKNR; this is translated from the coding sequence ATGGGACGGATACTTGCCATAGACTACGGTACGAAACGCACCGGTATAGCGGTGAGCGACCCGCAGCGCATCATCGCCGGCGGACTCGACACCTTGCCGACGGCGCAGCTCATGCCGTGGCTTGCGGAGTATGTCGCCTCCGAAGGAGTCGATATTATCGTGGTGGGGCTTCCCGTGCGGACGGACGGCTCTCCGAGCGATACGCATGCGGCGGCCGGCGGATTGGCCAGGAGGCTTGCGGAGCGGTTTCCCGCCGTGCGGGTAGTGATGTTTGACGAGCGGTTCACCTCCGTGCTGGCCCATCGGGCGATGCTGGACGGCGGCATGAAGCGGATGCAGCGGCGCGACAAGGCTGCGGTAGACCGGATAAGCGCTACCATTCTGCTGCAGGGGTTCATGGAGAGCCGCATGTATGAAGAGATGAAAAACAGATAG
- the prmA gene encoding 50S ribosomal protein L11 methyltransferase yields MDYVELNVPVADAGQAEIVTAMLADFPFESFAEEAGVLKAYIPKEALYGCKEETDRMLAGLGITGAAYIEIETQNWNALWESNFEPVEVDGVCTIRAPFSPAPVQGLDIVIMPKMSFGTGHHATTWLMTAELMKRDLSGLSGLDMGSGTGVLAIVAAKRGAVHVDAVDIDDWAYENSRENIAENGVQGRVTPLLGDVSAIAGKRYDFILANINRNILLADMPRYAQALREGGELIMSGILERDVEAIGERAVGLGLRPEGMRVREGWAVVVCRREA; encoded by the coding sequence ATGGATTATGTCGAGTTGAACGTGCCCGTGGCGGATGCCGGGCAGGCAGAGATAGTTACGGCCATGCTGGCCGATTTTCCCTTCGAGAGTTTCGCCGAAGAGGCCGGTGTACTGAAAGCTTATATTCCGAAGGAGGCGCTCTACGGGTGCAAGGAGGAGACGGACAGGATGCTGGCCGGTCTCGGAATAACGGGTGCGGCCTATATCGAGATAGAGACGCAGAACTGGAACGCTCTCTGGGAGTCCAATTTCGAACCGGTGGAGGTGGACGGTGTCTGTACCATCCGCGCCCCCTTTTCGCCCGCGCCCGTACAGGGACTGGATATCGTCATCATGCCCAAGATGTCTTTCGGTACGGGGCACCATGCCACGACGTGGCTCATGACGGCCGAACTGATGAAGCGTGACCTGTCGGGGCTTTCCGGTCTCGATATGGGAAGCGGTACGGGCGTGCTCGCCATCGTGGCCGCAAAGCGCGGGGCCGTGCACGTCGATGCGGTGGACATAGACGACTGGGCCTATGAGAACAGCCGGGAGAACATTGCGGAAAACGGTGTGCAAGGGCGTGTCACGCCCCTGCTGGGGGATGTGTCCGCCATCGCGGGAAAACGTTACGATTTCATCCTGGCCAATATCAACCGCAACATCCTGCTCGCCGACATGCCGCGTTACGCACAGGCGCTCCGGGAGGGGGGCGAACTCATCATGAGCGGTATTCTCGAACGCGACGTAGAGGCCATCGGGGAGCGTGCCGTCGGGCTCGGTCTTCGTCCCGAGGGGATGCGTGTTCGCGAAGGGTGGGCGGTCGTGGTCTGCCGTCGGGAGGCATAG